From a region of the Castor canadensis chromosome 7, mCasCan1.hap1v2, whole genome shotgun sequence genome:
- the Utp11 gene encoding probable U3 small nucleolar RNA-associated protein 11 isoform X1: MAAAFRKAAKSRQREHRERSQPGFRKHLGLLEKKKDYKLRADDYHKKQEFLRALRKKALEKNPDEFYYKMTRVKLQDGVHLIKETKEEVTPEQLKLMRTQDVKYIEMKRVAEAKKIERLKSELHLLDFQGKQQNKHVFFFDTKKEVEQFDIATHLQTAPELVDRVFNRPRIETLQKEKVKGVTHQTRLKRIAKERQKQYNCLTQRIEREKKLFIIAQKIQTRKDLLDKTQRVKVKKETVNSPAIYKFQHRRKR, from the exons ATGGCGGCGGCTTTTCGCAAGGCGGCTAAGTCCCGGCAGCGGGAACACCGAGAGAGAAGCCAG CCCGGCTTTCGAAAACACCTGGGTCtgttggagaaaaagaaagattataaaCTTCGGGCAGA TGACTATCATAAAAAACAAGAATTCCTCAGAGCTCTCCGGAAGAAggctcttgaaaaaaatccagatgAATTCTACTATAAAATGACTCGGGTTAAGCTCCAG GATGGTGTTCATCTCATTAAGGAAACTAAAGAAGAAGTAACTCCAGAACAGCTAAAACTTATGAGAACTCAGGATGTCAAATATATAGAAATGAAAAGGGTTGCAGAAGCTAAG AAAATTGAAAGACTAAAATCAGAGCTCCATCTGCTGGATTTCCAGGGGAAGCAACAGAATAAGCATGTATTCTTTTTTGACACCAAAAAGGAAG TTGAACAGTTTGATATTGCCACTCACCTGCAAACGGCCCCAGAACTAGTCGACAGAGTCTTTAATAGACCCAGGATAGAGACCTTGCAGAAGGAAAAGGTGAAAGGAGTCACCCATCAGACTCGACTTAAG CGAATCGCTAAAGAAAGGCAAAAGCAATATAACTGCTTGACACAGCGGATTGAACGGGAGAAGAAATTGTTCATTATTGCACAGAAAATTCAAACACGCAAAGATCTTCTG GATAAAACTCAGAGGGTGAAGGTGAAGAAAGAAACAGTTAACTCCCCAGCTATTTACAAATTTCAGCATCGTCGAAAACGTTGA
- the Utp11 gene encoding probable U3 small nucleolar RNA-associated protein 11 isoform X2 — translation MTRVKLQDGVHLIKETKEEVTPEQLKLMRTQDVKYIEMKRVAEAKKIERLKSELHLLDFQGKQQNKHVFFFDTKKEVEQFDIATHLQTAPELVDRVFNRPRIETLQKEKVKGVTHQTRLKRIAKERQKQYNCLTQRIEREKKLFIIAQKIQTRKDLLDKTQRVKVKKETVNSPAIYKFQHRRKR, via the exons ATGACTCGGGTTAAGCTCCAG GATGGTGTTCATCTCATTAAGGAAACTAAAGAAGAAGTAACTCCAGAACAGCTAAAACTTATGAGAACTCAGGATGTCAAATATATAGAAATGAAAAGGGTTGCAGAAGCTAAG AAAATTGAAAGACTAAAATCAGAGCTCCATCTGCTGGATTTCCAGGGGAAGCAACAGAATAAGCATGTATTCTTTTTTGACACCAAAAAGGAAG TTGAACAGTTTGATATTGCCACTCACCTGCAAACGGCCCCAGAACTAGTCGACAGAGTCTTTAATAGACCCAGGATAGAGACCTTGCAGAAGGAAAAGGTGAAAGGAGTCACCCATCAGACTCGACTTAAG CGAATCGCTAAAGAAAGGCAAAAGCAATATAACTGCTTGACACAGCGGATTGAACGGGAGAAGAAATTGTTCATTATTGCACAGAAAATTCAAACACGCAAAGATCTTCTG GATAAAACTCAGAGGGTGAAGGTGAAGAAAGAAACAGTTAACTCCCCAGCTATTTACAAATTTCAGCATCGTCGAAAACGTTGA